The following DNA comes from Natronospira bacteriovora.
CACAGATCGGTGCGGTAAGCTGGGATGCCGAGCGGGCCATCGGTGCCTTTGAATACACCCCGGCGTTTCAGGGCAGCGGCATTGAGATCGCGCCGCTGACCATGCCCCTCAAGCCCGGCACACAGCCGCTGATCTACCGCTTCCCGGAACTGGCACGCGAGACCTTTCATGGTTTGCCCGGTCTGCTTGCCGATCACCTGCCAGATCGCTTCGGCCACCGAGTCATTGATGCCTGGCTGGCGCGGGAAGGGCGTTCACCAGCGGATTTCAGCCCCGTAGATCGTCTGCTTTATATCGGCCGCCGCGCCATGGGCGCGCTCGAGTTTCGGCCGCCCGAAAGCCGGGTGCGCAAGGCCCAGCCCATCGATCTCGCCGCCCTCGTGGCCCTGGCCAACGACATCCTGGCGGAGCGGGAAGATTTCAGCACCGAACTGGGTCTGGACGAGGCCGAACACCGTGAGGCCATGAACGATATTCTGCAGGTAGGGGTCTCCGCCGGTGGGGCCCGGGCCAAGGCCATCATTGCCTGGAACTCCCGGACCAATGAAATTCGTTCCGGCCAGATCGATGTGCCGGAAGGTTTCGAGCACTGGCTGCTCAAGTTCGACGGCATCAGTCACAATCGTGATCGCGAGGCCCTGGCCGACCCCCAGGGCTATGGCCTGATCGAATACGCCTATTACCGCATGGCCCGTGCCGCCGGAATTGAAATGAGTGAGTGCCGTCTGCTGCAGGAGAACGGCCGCCACCATTTCATGACCCGCCGTTTTGATCGCAGCGAGAACGGTGGCCGCCTGCACATGCTCTCCCTCTGCGGCATGGCTCACCTGGATTACAACGAAGCCGGTGCCCATGGTTATGAACAGGCCTTCCAGGTCATTGAGCAGTTGGGCATGGGCAAGGATGCCATTGAAGAACAGTTCCGGCGCATGGCCTTCAATGTCCTGGCCCGCAATCAGGATGACCACACCCGCAACATCGCCTTCTTGATGGACCGCCGTGGCCGATGGCATCTGTCCCCGGCCTTTGATCTCACCCTGGCCTATAACCCCCGGGGGCAGTGGACCCATCGTCACCAGATGAGCATCAACGGCAAGCGTGATGACTTCCACCGCGACGACCTCCTGACGGTGGCCGAGCGTTTTCGCATCACCCGCCCGCGCGCCCGGGACATCCTGAGAACCGTCGATGACGCCATCGCTCGCTGGCCGGAGTTCGGGGAGGAAGCTGGAATCGACGGCGATGGCATCCGTCAGATCGGCGGCTTGCATCGGCGTCTCTCCGGCTGACCTCGATCAAGCAGGATGCAAAAAGAAAGGGGCCACAGGGCCCCTTTCTTCAATTCATTCCTGAGCGGCGCTCAGTCCCGGTGATAACTGGCAAACACCGTGGTGCTGCCATCCGGCTGGAAGGCCAGCACGTCGTAGGGGTCATAACGGTCGCCGTGCTCCATGCCCGGTGAACCGATGGGCATGCCGGGCACCGTCAGGCCGGCTACATCCGGGCGTTCTTCCAGCAGGCGAATGATCTGCTCCGCCGGCACATGACCCTCGATGGCGTAGCCGTCAATGAAGGCCGTGTGGCAGGAGGCCAGACCGAAATCCAGCCCCGCCTCGCGCTTCTTCTCGTTCAGCTCCCGGTGGCTGATGTCATGGGCCGTAACGGCAAAGCCGGCGTCCTTCACGTGATCCACCCAGACCTCGCAGCAACCGCAGGTTTCGGTCTTGTAGACCACCATCTCCGGCAGGCCATCGGCGCCTTCATTGGCGTCCGAACAGGCCGCCAGGCCGATCAGCAGCAAGGGCAGGGCCAGGAGGAGGGCGGGCAAGTAATTCCGTGCAGTCATCAAGCATCCCCGAATGTGTTCGCCACGGCGGGCGGTAGAAAAAGGCCAACGCCGGTTTCATCCCTTTTGAGCCGGCCACGCCCGTTCGGTTCCCATAAAAGGCGCGAGGCCGGCATTCTAGCCGGCCCCGCCGCATTCGTCATGCGCCGGTTCAGCGCTAGGACGATTCATACTCGAAGATATCCTCAATCCGGCAGTCGAACAGCCGGGCCATCCGGAAGGCCGTATCCAGGGCCGGGTCATACTTGCCCTTCTCGATGGCGTTGATGGTCTGGCGACTGACACCCAGCTCATCGGCCAGGGTCTGCTGGGTCCAGTCCCGCTCCGCTCGCAGTACCTTGAGTCGATTCTTCATTGGTAGCGCTTCCATACCAGGGTGTAAGTCGCACTCCAGCCCGCCAGGGAGAACGCCCCCCACCAGACCGGGTTGATCGCCGGCAGGCCGGCCATGGCTTCCAGAATGCCCCAGCAAAGGGTGCCCGCCGAGAACACCGTCAAAATGGCCACCGCCGCAATACCGGCCGCCCGCCGCTCCAGTTCATCCCCGCACAGGAACAGCCGCAGACTGGCCCAGACCAGCAGCAGTACCGCCGCCACCGGCAGCAGTGCCACCAGCGTGTGGCCCGCCCCCTCGCTCAGTACCGAGCCCTGCAGCCAGGTGGCCAGCAAAAGGGCCACCACATAGAAGCCCATCGCCCCCAGAAAGGTCAGCGTGGCCCGTCGTTTTTTCGTTTGCAGTGTCATGCTCTCATCCTCGTTAAGTTATCCAGTCAAAAGGTAAAGCGCGCTTTACAATTTGAAAGGTAGGCGGCCCTCAGGAAAATGTCAAGTGAGCTAGACAAAAAGACGCGTGAAGATGACTCATTGGTGGTCATCCGACATGGTGTAATTCATGGTTCATAATGGGTAAGCCAGCCAGAAACTCGCGAACAGCCGCTATTTCGCGGTCCGAATTCTCGAAACCTTCGGGAGGGCGCCATGAAACTGGAAGGTTCCTGTCACTGCGGTGCCGTGCGGTTTACCTGCGAATCCCGCGCACCCTATCCCTTCATGCACTGCTACTGCAGCATCTGCCGCAAGCTCGTCGGCGGTGGCGGCTTCGCCATCAACCTGCACGCCGATGCCAACAGCCTGTCCATCGAAGGGGAAGAGCACATCAGCGTCTACCGTGCCTGGATGAACCACCCCACACGCAGCCAGCGCAGCGAGGGCGAACGCCGCTTTTGCCGCCACTGCGGCAGCATGCTCTGGGTTCAGGACCCCAACTGGCCCGAGTTGATGCACCCCTTCGCCTCGGCCATCGACACCCCGCTGCCCGAGCCACCCGAACGGATCCACATGATGCTCGATTCCAAACCCGCCTGGGTGCCCGTGCCCCACGGCGAGTATGACCGCCATTTCGATGGCTACCCGGACGAATCACTCGAGGCGTGGCACCAGCGGCACGGCCTGCTCATGGACTAGCGTCACGCAGACAGCCAGCTTCAGGCGATCGTCGTGGCGGGCCATGCCCGGGCAACTCTGGCATCATGAGGGCATCTCAGACCCATCCGCCAGCACGGAATCACCATGACCGACATCCCCACGCTCGACGAGAAGAACACCGGTCAGCTGGACGCGCTCCTGAAGCGTTACAGCAACCAGCCAGAGATTCAGGGCTACCCGGAAGCCGCCGGCTTCCTCTTCGCCATCGTCAACGGCCCCGGCAAGATGGACCCCGAAGCCTGGATGCCCTTCCTGCTGGGTGAAGAGCCCCCGGAAGTGCACAAGCCGGAAGACATGGACGCCCTGATGGATCGCCTCCTCAGCCTGTATTACTGGACGGCCAGGGACAGTCAGGGCGAACACGCACCCGGCTTTCCCCCGGGTGTGCCTCTTTCAGACAAGGCCGAAGACAACATCACCGCCGACGCCCCCCTGAGCCGCTGGTCCCGCGGCTTCATCCACGGCATGGGCGTGGTCGCCCCGGAATGGGAACG
Coding sequences within:
- a CDS encoding DUF411 domain-containing protein, which translates into the protein MTARNYLPALLLALPLLLIGLAACSDANEGADGLPEMVVYKTETCGCCEVWVDHVKDAGFAVTAHDISHRELNEKKREAGLDFGLASCHTAFIDGYAIEGHVPAEQIIRLLEERPDVAGLTVPGMPIGSPGMEHGDRYDPYDVLAFQPDGSTTVFASYHRD
- a CDS encoding UPF0149 family protein, which gives rise to MTDIPTLDEKNTGQLDALLKRYSNQPEIQGYPEAAGFLFAIVNGPGKMDPEAWMPFLLGEEPPEVHKPEDMDALMDRLLSLYYWTARDSQGEHAPGFPPGVPLSDKAEDNITADAPLSRWSRGFIHGMGVVAPEWERQLPQEFHQDFYYALMVMTAFEKKAAVEELHEDYLAEEGQDEQMSFTDYLQELQESLPDAMDCYAFVGNHVRHHQAREAKSKGRRAKSKPGRNDPCPCGSGKKYKKCCGDASVH
- a CDS encoding GFA family protein, translating into MKLEGSCHCGAVRFTCESRAPYPFMHCYCSICRKLVGGGGFAINLHADANSLSIEGEEHISVYRAWMNHPTRSQRSEGERRFCRHCGSMLWVQDPNWPELMHPFASAIDTPLPEPPERIHMMLDSKPAWVPVPHGEYDRHFDGYPDESLEAWHQRHGLLMD
- a CDS encoding type II toxin-antitoxin system HipA family toxin; its protein translation is MSGRAAEVWLWGAQIGAVSWDAERAIGAFEYTPAFQGSGIEIAPLTMPLKPGTQPLIYRFPELARETFHGLPGLLADHLPDRFGHRVIDAWLAREGRSPADFSPVDRLLYIGRRAMGALEFRPPESRVRKAQPIDLAALVALANDILAEREDFSTELGLDEAEHREAMNDILQVGVSAGGARAKAIIAWNSRTNEIRSGQIDVPEGFEHWLLKFDGISHNRDREALADPQGYGLIEYAYYRMARAAGIEMSECRLLQENGRHHFMTRRFDRSENGGRLHMLSLCGMAHLDYNEAGAHGYEQAFQVIEQLGMGKDAIEEQFRRMAFNVLARNQDDHTRNIAFLMDRRGRWHLSPAFDLTLAYNPRGQWTHRHQMSINGKRDDFHRDDLLTVAERFRITRPRARDILRTVDDAIARWPEFGEEAGIDGDGIRQIGGLHRRLSG
- a CDS encoding helix-turn-helix transcriptional regulator gives rise to the protein MKNRLKVLRAERDWTQQTLADELGVSRQTINAIEKGKYDPALDTAFRMARLFDCRIEDIFEYESS